The following proteins are encoded in a genomic region of Lutra lutra chromosome 16, mLutLut1.2, whole genome shotgun sequence:
- the CD68 gene encoding macrosialin, whose protein sequence is MRLAVLFLGALGLLAAQGTGNDCPHKKSATLLPSFTVTPTATESTASPGTTSHRTTTAGTTSQEPTTATHKPLTTPSHGNTTVHPTTSNSTTASPNTSTSSPHPGPLPPPPPPPSPSPGPQEAIGDYTWTNGSQPCVRLQAQIQIGVVYPTQGGGEAWGISVLNPNKTKPEGRCEGAHPRLLLLFPSGQLSFGFEQDPRQGAVYLSSVALEYNVSFPRAAQWTFLGQNSSLRALQAPLGQSFSCRNASVTLAPSLHLDLLGLKLQAARLPPSGAFGPSFSCPSDQFNLLPVIIGLVALGLLALVLVTFCVVRRRPPSYQAL, encoded by the exons ATGAGGCTCGCTGTGCTCTTCTTGGGGGCCTTGGGGCTGCTGGCAG CCCAGGGGACGGGGAACGACTGTCCTCATAAGAAGTCGGCCACTCTGCTGCCGTCCTTCACGGTGACCCCAACGGCCACAGAGAGCACAGCAAGCCCTGGGACCACGAGCCACAGAACCACCACGGCAGGCACCACCAGCCAAGAACCCACAACAGCCACTCACAAGCCCCTGACCACCCCCAGCCATGGAAACACCACAGTTCACCCAACGACGAGCAACAGCACCACCGCCAGCCCAAACACCTCCaccagctccccccacccagggccactgccccctccgcccccaccGCCCAGTCCCAGCCCCGGGCCCCAGGAGGCCATAGGAGACTACACTTGGACTAATGGCTCCCAGCCCTGCGTCCGGCTCCAAGCCCAGATTCAAATTGGAGTCGTGTACCCAACCCAGGGCGGAGGAGAG GCCTGGGGCATCTCGGTCCTGAACCCCAATAAGACCAAGCCGGAGGGGCGCTGTGAGGGCGCCCACCCCCGTCTGCTGCTCTTGTTCCCCTCCGGACAGCTCAGCTTCGGATTCGAGCAG GACCCACGGCAGGGCGCGGTCTACCTGAGCTCCGTGGCTCTGGAGTACAACGTGTCCTTTCCTCGGGCAGCGC AATGGACCTTCTTGGGTCAGAATTCATCCCTTCGGGCTCTCCAAGCACCCCTGGGCCAGAGCTTCAGCTGCAGAAACGCGAGTGTCACCCTGGCACCGTCTCTGCACCTTGACCTGCTCGGGCTGAAGCTTCAGGCTGCTCGGCTGCCTCCCTCGGGGGCCTTTGGGCCAA gTTTCTCCTGTCCCAGCGACCAGTTCAACCTGCTGCCCGTTATCATCGGCTTGGTGGCGCTCGGCCTCCTTGCCCTGGTGCTGGTTACATTCTGCGTGGTTCGGAGACGCCCACCCTCCTACCAGGCCCTCTGA
- the SENP3 gene encoding sentrin-specific protease 3, with the protein MKETIQGTGSWGPEPPGPGIAPAYSSPRRERVHWPPPPKPRLKSGGGFGPDPGTGTTVPARRLPVPRPSFDASASEEEEEEEEDEDEDEEEEVAAWRLPPRWGQLGASQRPRPPRPTHRKTCSQRRRRAMRAFRMLLYSKSTSLTFHWKFWRRHRGRRRSLAHPKNHLSPQDGGATPQVPSPCCRFDSPRGPPPPRLGLLGALMAEDGVRGSPPMSSGPPMEEDGLRWTPKSPLDPDSGLLSCTLPNGFGGPPGPEGERGLAPPDASILISNVCSIGDHVAQELFQGSDLGAAEEAERPGEKAGQHSPLREEHVTCVQSILDEFLQTYGSLIPLSTDEVVEKLEDIFQQEFSTPSRKGLVLQLIQSYQRMPGNAMVRGFRVAYKRHVLTMDDLGTLYGQNWLNDQVMNMYGDLVMDTVPEKVHFFNSFFYDKLRTKGYDGVKRWTKNVDIFNKELLLIPIHLEVHWSLISVDVRRRTITYFDSQRTLNRRCPKHIAKYLQAEAVKKDRLDFHQGWKGYFKMNVARQNNDSDCGAFVLQYCKHLALSQPFSFTQQDMPKLRRQIYKELCHCKLTV; encoded by the exons ATGAAAGAGACTATACAAGGGACCGGGTCTTGGGGGCCTGAGCCTCCTGGACCTGGCATAGCCCCAGCTTACTCAAGTCCCAGGCGGGAGCGTGTGCATTGGCCCCCACCCCCTAAACCCCGACTCAAATCAGGTGGAGGGTTTGGGCCAGATCCTGGGACAGGGACCACAGTGCCAGCCAGACGCCTCCCTGTCCCTCGGCCTTCTTTTGATGCCTCAGCtagtgaagaggaagaagaagaagaggaggacgaggatgaagatgaggaagaggaagtggcAGCTTGGAGGCTGCCCCCCAGATGGGGTCAGCTGGGAGCTTCCCAGCGGCCTCGCCCTCCCCGCCCTACTCATCGAAAGACCTGCTCCCAGCGCCGCCGCCGAGCCATGAGAGCCTTCCGGATGCTGCTGTACTCGAAAAGCACCTCGCTGACATTCCACTGGAAGTTTTGGCGGCGCCACCGGGGTCGGCGGCGGAGCCTCGCACACCCCAAGAACCATCTTTCACCCCAGGACGGGGGTGCGACACCGCAGGTGCCATCCCCCTGCTGTCGTTTTGACTCCCCACGGGGGCCACCTCCACCCCGGCTGGGTCTGCTAGGTGCTCTCATGGCTGAGGATGGGGTGAGAGGGTCTCCACCGATGTCCTCTGGGCCCCCAATGGAGGAAGATGGATTACGGTGGACTCCAAAGTCTCCTCTGGACCCTGACTCTG GCCTCCTCTCCTGTACTCTTCCCAATGGCTTTGGGGGACCCCCCGGGCCAGAAGGGGAGCGGGGTCTGGCACCCCCTGATGCCAGCATCCTCATCAGCAATGTGTGCAGCATCGGGGACCATGTGGCCCAGGAGCTGTTTCAGGGCTCAGATCTGGGCGCTGCAGAAGAGGCAGAGCGGCCCGGGGAGAAAGCCGGCCAGCACAGCCCCCTGCGGGAGGAGCATGTGACCTGCGTGCAAA GCATCTTGGATGAATTCCTTCAAACTTACGGCAGCCTCATCCCCCTCAGCACGGACGAGGTAGTAGAGAAATTAGAGGACATTTTCCAGCAGGAGTTTTCTACACCTTCCAG GAAGGGCCTGGTGCTGCAGCTGATCCAGTCATACCAGCGGATGCCAGGCAACGCCATGGTGAGGGGCTTCCGGGTGGCCTACAAGCGGCACGTGCTGACCATGGATGACCTGGGCACTTTATATGGACAGAACTGGCTCAACGACCAG GTGATGAACATGTACGGAGACCTGGTCATGGACACGGTCCCGGAGAAG GTGCATTTCTTCAACAGTTTCTTCTATGATAAGCTCCGTACCAAGGGTTACGATGGAGTGAAAAGGTGGACCAAAAAC GTGGACATCTTCAATAAGGAGCTCCTGCTAATCCCCATCCACCTGGAGGTGCACTGGTCCCTCATCTCTGTTGACGTGAGGCGGCGCACCATCACGTATTTCGACTCGCAGCGCACCCTAAACCGCCGCTGCCCTAAG cATATTGCCAAGTACCTACAGGCAGAGGCAGTGAAGAAAGACCGGCTGGATTTCCACCAGGGTTGGAAAGGTTATTTCAAAATG AATGTGGCCAGGCAGAATAATGACAGTGACTGCGGTGCCTTTGTGTTACAG TACTGCAAGCACCTGGCCTTGTCTCAGCCATTCAGCTTCACCCAGCAGGACATGCCCAAACTTCGCCGGCAGATCTACAAGGAGCTGTGTCACTGCAAACTCACTGTGTGA
- the EIF4A1 gene encoding eukaryotic initiation factor 4A-I has translation MSASQDSRSRDNGPDGMEPEGVIESNWNEIVDSFDDMNLSESLLRGIYAYGFEKPSAIQQRAILPCIKGYDVIAQAQSGTGKTATFAISILQQIELDLKATQALVLAPTRELAQQIQKVVMALGDYMGASCHACIGGTNVRAEVQKLQMEAPHIIVGTPGRVFDMLNRRYLSPKYIKMFVLDEADEMLSRGFKDQIYDIFQKLNSNTQVVLLSATMPSDVLEVTKKFMRDPIRILVKKEELTLEGIRQFYINVEREEWKLDTLCDLYETLTITQAVIFINTRRKVDWLTEKMHARDFTVSAMHGDMDQKERDVIMREFRSGSSRVLITTDLLARGIDVQQVSLVINYDLPTNRENYIHRIGRGGRFGRKGVAINMVTEEDKRTLRDIETFYNTSIEEMPLNVADLI, from the exons ATGTCTGCGAGTCAGGATTCCCG ATCCAGAGACAATGGCCCCGATGGAATGGAGCCCGAAGGCGTCATCGAG AGCAACTGGAATGAGATCGTTGACAGCTTTGATGACATGAATCTCTCCGAGTCCCTTCTCCGTGGCATCTATGCCTATGGTTTCGAGAAGCCTTCTGCCATCCAGCAGCGAGCCATTCTTCCTTGTATCAAGG GTTATGATGTGATCGCTCAAGCCCAATCTGGGACTGGGAAAACAGCCACTTTCGCCATATCGATTCTGCAACAGATTGAATTAGATTTAAAGGCCACACAGGCCTTGGTCCTGGCGCCCACTAGAGAGCTGGCTCAGCAG ATACAGAAGGTAGTCATGGCGCTGGGAGACTACATGGGCGCCTCATGCCACGCCTGCATCGGGGGGACCAACGTGCGCGCCGAGGTCCAGAAGTTGCAGATGGAGGCGCCGCATATCATCGTGGGCACCCCGGGCCGGGTGTTTGACATGCTGAACCGCAGATACCTGT CTCCCAAGTACATCAAGATGTTCGTCCTGGACGAAGCCGACGAGATGCTGAGCCGAGGCTTCAAGGACCAGATCTATGACATATTCCAGAAGCTCAACAGCAACACCCAG GTGGTTTTGCTGTCTGCCACGATGCCTTCCGACGTGCTCGAAGTGACCAAGAAGTTCATGAGGGACCCCATCCGGATCCTGGTCAAGAAGGAGGAGCTGACCCTGGAGGGCATCCGCCAGTTCTACATCAACGTGGAGCGAGAG gaaTGGAAGCTGGATACACTGTGCGACTTGTACGAGACCCTGACCATCACACAGGCGGTCATATTCATCAACACCCGGAGGAAGGTGGACTGGCTCACCGAGAAGATGCACGCCCGGGACTTCACCGTGTCCGCCATG CACGGAGACATGGACCAAAAGGAACGAGACGTTATCATGAGGGAGTTCCGCTCGGGCTCCAGCAGAGTGCTGATCACCACTGACCTGCTG GCCAGAGGCATCGATGTGCAGCAGGTTTCTTTAGTCATCAACTATgaccttcccaccaacagggaaAACTATATCCACAG AATCGGTCGTGGGGGACGATTTGGCCGTAAGGGTGTGGCTATTAACATGGTGACAGAAGAAGACAAGAGGACTCTGCGAGACATCGAGACCTTCTACAACACCTCTATCGAGGAGATGCCCCTCAATGTCGCTGACCTCATCTGA